Proteins co-encoded in one Bradyrhizobium sp. 170 genomic window:
- a CDS encoding ABC transporter ATP-binding protein, with translation MYDVNPAVKDLSLTVRRGEFLTILGPSGSGKTTTLMLLAGFIPPTKGDIVIAGRSVTAVPSYRRDQGIVFQSYALFPHLTVRRNLEFPLEMRGVKAAERAARVDRMLERVHLKDFSERMPSQLSGGQQQRVALARALIADPPILLLDEPLGALDRNLREQMQVELKSLHKEFGKTTICVTHNQEEALTLSDRIVVMSAGRIQQTDTPEVIYDRPVTRFVANFLGEANFLENSDFKVESAAAQPTGTVAMIRPERIYIAAAEARQRADADQRQSVTGTVGEMIYAGPLRKYHVRVGSSIIIVREHVAAGQKIFQPGEEVRLDWLRSDVRFVAT, from the coding sequence ATGTATGATGTGAACCCAGCAGTCAAAGATTTATCACTCACCGTCCGTCGCGGCGAGTTTCTAACTATCCTCGGTCCAAGCGGTTCAGGCAAGACCACTACGCTGATGCTGCTGGCCGGGTTCATACCGCCCACTAAGGGCGACATCGTGATCGCCGGAAGATCCGTCACCGCTGTGCCTTCCTACCGGCGCGACCAAGGCATCGTCTTCCAAAGCTATGCATTGTTTCCGCACCTTACGGTGCGCCGGAATTTAGAGTTTCCGCTCGAAATGCGGGGCGTGAAGGCTGCCGAGAGAGCAGCGCGGGTCGACCGCATGCTTGAGCGCGTGCACCTCAAGGACTTTAGCGAACGCATGCCGTCACAACTGAGTGGCGGCCAGCAGCAGCGAGTGGCGCTTGCCCGTGCGCTGATCGCCGATCCGCCAATCCTCCTGCTCGATGAGCCGCTCGGCGCGCTCGACCGCAACCTTCGTGAGCAGATGCAAGTCGAGCTCAAGAGCCTGCACAAGGAGTTCGGTAAGACCACCATATGCGTAACGCACAATCAGGAGGAGGCGCTCACGCTGTCGGATCGCATCGTCGTCATGAGCGCCGGGCGGATCCAGCAGACCGACACGCCGGAGGTCATCTACGACCGGCCGGTGACTCGCTTCGTGGCGAATTTTCTGGGCGAGGCCAACTTTCTTGAAAATTCCGATTTCAAGGTCGAATCCGCTGCAGCGCAGCCTACTGGCACCGTGGCCATGATCCGGCCGGAGCGCATCTATATTGCCGCTGCCGAGGCGCGGCAGCGCGCTGATGCGGACCAGCGCCAATCGGTCACCGGAACGGTGGGCGAGATGATCTATGCTGGACCGTTGCGGAAATACCATGTGCGCGTCGGGAGCAGCATAATCATCGTGCGCGAGCATGTTGCCGCGGGGCAGAAGATCTTCCAGCCTGGCGAAGAGGTGCGGCTCGACTGGCTGCGCTCTGACGTACGCTTCGTTGCGACTTAG
- a CDS encoding ABC transporter substrate-binding protein encodes MDRRQFMQTTSAAIVAGTLPSVGSRASVQSPGELTIRTGSGGAFGNAVIEVLVKPFQAETGIKVTPITDQTNPAQIELMVTTKTVTFDVAQITQGSALAAAEKGHLEQIDYSIYKKDELDGIIDFAKHPFGVGSNIYSIVMVYNTVRFPAGKPRPNTWAEFWDVKKFPGVRVLTDGRLGIQGPWEEALLADGVPADKLYPMDIDRIFGSLDKIKPHVRKWWHNGAEIQQIMQEKAADILNSYDGRAILSMDQGAPIEINRNQAKLISDYWVIPKGSPNARNAQKFIEFATRAERQATFARLFPIGATNRNAYKLIPDAVARRLASHPDYMASGILIDMKRYAQIGSDGLSNSQRLAHRWNRWSLS; translated from the coding sequence ATGGATCGCAGACAATTCATGCAGACAACGTCGGCCGCTATCGTGGCCGGAACGCTGCCTTCCGTCGGGAGCCGGGCTTCGGTGCAATCCCCAGGCGAGTTAACGATACGTACGGGCAGTGGCGGCGCTTTTGGTAATGCCGTCATTGAAGTTTTAGTGAAACCGTTCCAGGCGGAGACCGGAATCAAGGTGACGCCGATCACCGACCAGACTAACCCGGCGCAGATTGAGCTGATGGTGACCACGAAAACCGTTACCTTCGACGTGGCTCAAATCACTCAAGGCTCGGCGCTTGCCGCAGCCGAGAAAGGCCATCTCGAGCAGATCGACTACTCCATCTACAAGAAGGATGAGCTGGACGGCATCATCGATTTCGCGAAGCATCCCTTCGGCGTCGGCTCCAATATCTATTCCATTGTCATGGTGTATAACACCGTCAGGTTCCCAGCTGGCAAGCCGCGCCCGAACACTTGGGCCGAGTTCTGGGACGTCAAGAAGTTTCCGGGCGTTCGCGTACTCACGGACGGTCGATTGGGAATTCAAGGTCCATGGGAGGAGGCGCTGCTGGCGGACGGTGTACCAGCGGACAAGCTCTACCCGATGGACATCGACCGTATTTTCGGCAGCCTGGACAAGATCAAGCCGCATGTTCGTAAATGGTGGCATAACGGAGCCGAAATCCAGCAAATCATGCAGGAGAAAGCAGCCGACATCCTGAATTCCTATGATGGTCGTGCGATTCTGTCGATGGACCAGGGCGCGCCGATCGAAATCAATCGGAACCAGGCCAAGCTGATTTCGGACTACTGGGTGATCCCGAAGGGCAGCCCGAATGCGCGGAACGCGCAGAAGTTCATCGAATTCGCCACCCGCGCCGAGCGCCAGGCGACGTTCGCCCGGCTCTTTCCCATCGGCGCCACCAACCGCAATGCATACAAGCTGATCCCGGACGCCGTGGCCCGCAGGCTTGCCAGCCATCCTGACTACATGGCGAGCGGCATTCTGATCGATATGAAGCGGTACGCTCAGATTGGGTCGGATGGCCTGTCTAACAGTCAGCGGCTAGCTCACCGCTGGAACAGATGGAGTCTGTCCTAA